A DNA window from Dehalococcoidales bacterium contains the following coding sequences:
- the gatB gene encoding Asp-tRNA(Asn)/Glu-tRNA(Gln) amidotransferase subunit GatB, which produces MEFETVIGLEVHVQLQTRSKMFCCCSADYASTPPNTHVCPVCLGMPGVLPVINQQAVEYTAMTALALNCTISEYTRFDRKSYPYPDLMKGYQISQYEDPIGLNGWLTIEVDGQTRRAGITRVHLEEDTARLTHRSAPGEEAYSLVDVNRSGTPLMEVVGEPDLRSPEEARQYLIKLRSILRYLGVSTANMEEGSFRCDANISIRPEGSDELAAKVEVKNMNSFRAVYHALEYEEKRQRKAVEQGEEIFQETRGWVEEKGKTVSQRGKEYADDYRYFPEPDLPPLSLSSDWVEEIKARLPELPEAKRDRFMTDYALPRYDASLLTSSREMADYFEACLETGLPAGLALPARTKAVSNWLLGDFSRLLNATSTEIGDSRVNPEQLCQLLDLMQKGTVTGPAAKQVWEEMFKTGRPAREIIDRQGLSQITDTSKIEEAVDQAIAANKQAVADYNAGKETAVKFLVGQVMRATRGRANPQLATELLKKKLGEE; this is translated from the coding sequence ACACCCCCCAATACCCACGTCTGCCCGGTCTGCCTCGGCATGCCCGGTGTCCTTCCCGTCATCAACCAGCAGGCCGTGGAGTACACCGCGATGACGGCACTGGCGCTGAATTGTACCATCTCCGAATATACCAGGTTTGACCGTAAGAGTTACCCTTATCCTGACCTGATGAAGGGATACCAGATATCGCAGTATGAAGACCCCATCGGGCTCAACGGCTGGCTGACTATTGAAGTGGACGGTCAGACCAGGAGGGCGGGCATCACCCGCGTCCACCTCGAAGAAGATACCGCCAGGCTGACACACCGTTCCGCTCCGGGTGAAGAGGCCTACAGCCTGGTGGATGTGAACCGCTCCGGGACCCCGCTGATGGAGGTTGTCGGTGAACCGGACTTGCGCTCCCCGGAAGAGGCCCGGCAGTACCTTATCAAGCTGCGCAGCATCCTCCGGTATCTCGGCGTATCCACCGCCAACATGGAGGAAGGCAGTTTCCGCTGTGACGCCAATATCAGTATTCGCCCCGAGGGAAGTGATGAGTTAGCCGCCAAGGTCGAGGTAAAGAACATGAACAGCTTCAGGGCTGTCTACCATGCCCTTGAGTATGAGGAAAAGAGGCAGAGGAAGGCCGTTGAGCAAGGTGAGGAAATCTTCCAGGAGACGCGTGGCTGGGTGGAGGAAAAGGGGAAGACCGTCTCGCAGCGCGGCAAGGAGTACGCCGACGATTACCGCTACTTCCCCGAGCCGGACCTGCCACCACTCTCACTCAGTAGCGATTGGGTGGAGGAGATAAAGGCGAGGCTGCCGGAGCTACCCGAAGCCAAACGCGACCGCTTCATGACCGATTACGCCCTGCCAAGATATGACGCCAGCCTGCTGACCAGCTCCAGGGAAATGGCCGATTACTTCGAGGCTTGCCTGGAAACCGGACTACCCGCCGGTCTTGCCCTGCCCGCGAGGACCAAGGCAGTGAGCAACTGGCTCCTCGGCGATTTCAGCCGGCTGCTCAATGCCACCAGCACCGAGATAGGTGACTCCAGAGTAAATCCGGAGCAGCTCTGCCAGTTGCTTGACCTCATGCAGAAGGGCACCGTCACCGGTCCCGCCGCCAAGCAGGTTTGGGAGGAGATGTTCAAGACCGGCAGACCGGCCCGTGAGATTATTGACCGGCAGGGATTGAGTCAGATAACCGATACCAGCAAGATAGAGGAGGCGGTCGACCAGGCAATCGCCGCCAATAAGCAAGCCGTAGCCGATTACAATGCAGGCAAAGAAACAGCAGTCAAGTTCCTCGTTGGCCAGGTAATGAGAGCCACCCGGGGCCGCGCCAATCCGCAACTGGCAACCGAACTGCTGAAGAAGAAGTTGGGGGAAGAATAA
- a CDS encoding SAM-dependent chlorinase/fluorinase translates to MSAVVTLTTDFGLSDAYVAAMKGVILGIDPGVRLVDICHTVKPRNIAQAAFVLSTAYRFFPEGTIHLAVVDPGVGSERRSVILKTSSACFVAPDNGVLSYIIEQSSPGPDPAETGSLTERQLGPELEAIAITRPQFWRSPVSPTFHGRDIFAPVAAHLSLGQPPCDFGEPITSLKTLTLSRPRRKPDGSMVGNILHIDAFGNLITSIRYQDLPSTTGTLVTEVGGRVISGLVNTYAEGEGLLTLFGSSGYLEVSLKDGSARDFLGADVGDEVRINLPETKYA, encoded by the coding sequence ATGAGCGCCGTAGTAACCCTGACCACTGACTTTGGACTGTCTGATGCCTATGTCGCCGCTATGAAGGGCGTCATCCTGGGTATCGATCCCGGTGTCAGGCTGGTTGATATCTGCCATACCGTGAAACCACGGAACATCGCCCAGGCAGCCTTTGTCCTGAGCACGGCATACCGGTTCTTCCCCGAGGGGACAATACACCTGGCGGTCGTCGACCCCGGCGTAGGCAGCGAGCGAAGGAGCGTTATCCTGAAAACGTCATCGGCCTGTTTTGTGGCCCCGGACAACGGGGTACTGAGCTACATCATCGAGCAATCCTCACCCGGGCCTGACCCGGCAGAAACCGGCAGCCTCACTGAGAGGCAACTCGGACCGGAACTGGAGGCAATCGCCATCACCAGGCCGCAGTTCTGGCGCTCTCCGGTCAGCCCCACCTTCCACGGGCGGGATATCTTTGCCCCGGTGGCGGCACATCTCTCCCTGGGACAGCCACCATGCGATTTCGGGGAGCCGATAACATCCCTGAAAACACTCACGCTCTCCCGACCCCGGCGGAAGCCGGACGGCTCAATGGTCGGAAATATCCTGCATATTGATGCCTTCGGTAACCTGATTACCAGCATCAGGTACCAGGACCTACCATCGACAACAGGTACTCTGGTGACCGAGGTCGGCGGCAGGGTTATCTCCGGGCTGGTTAATACCTACGCCGAAGGTGAAGGACTTCTCACTCTTTTCGGCAGCAGCGGCTACCTGGAGGTTTCTCTCAAAGACGGCAGTGCCCGCGACTTTCTCGGTGCTGATGTCGGTGACGAGGTAAGGATTAACCTCCCGGAAACAAAGTATGCT
- the secG gene encoding preprotein translocase subunit SecG encodes MQTAFNVIQIIVSVSLALVILLQVKGGGLGGIFGQADSVYRTKRGLEKRLFQMTVGLAVVFVIVSIISLKVA; translated from the coding sequence ATGCAGACTGCTTTCAATGTGATTCAGATTATAGTATCAGTATCTCTGGCACTGGTCATCCTCTTGCAGGTAAAAGGCGGTGGCCTGGGAGGTATCTTCGGCCAGGCTGACTCCGTCTATCGGACCAAACGGGGCCTGGAGAAGAGACTTTTTCAGATGACCGTTGGCCTGGCAGTCGTCTTTGTAATCGTCTCAATAATTTCTCTCAAGGTTGCCTAG